AATGGAATAACCATTGCTGCTTTTTTTACAGTTTTTGGTTTTTCATTTTTTGGAAAAAATATTTTAAATATTCTACCTTTTTATTTAGGGGGTATTTTATATAGTATCTATACTTCAACAGATTTTTCTGAACATATAGTTCCTATCGCTTTTTCAAGTGCATTAGCTCCTTTTGTAAGCAGCGTTGCTTTTTATGGAGAAATATCCTATGAAACATCATATATAAATGCAATTTTAATTGGTATTTTAATTGGTTTTATAGTGGTTCCTTTGTCAAAAAGTCTTTATGATTTTCATGAAGGTTATGATTTATATAATTTAGGTTTTACAGCAGGTATACTAGGCTCAGTTATTATTGCTGTTTTAAAATTATATCATTTTGAAATAACTCCACAATTTTTATTGTCAACAGAATATGATATACCTTTAAAAATTTTATGTTCTTCTGCCTTTTTTTCTTTAATAATTATTGGTTTTTATATAAATGATAATTCACTTTCAGGTTATTTTTCTTTAATAAAAGATAATGGATATAAATCTGATTTTACACAAAAATATGGATATGGATTAACATTTATAAATATGGGAGTAATGGGGTTTGTAAGTATAGGTTTTGTTATGATAACAGGTCAAGCATTTAATGGTCCAGTTTTAGCTGCACTTTTTACTGTTGTGGGCTTTTCTGCAAATGGGAAAACAGTTTTTAACACTCTTCCAATATTATTAGGTGTTTTACTTGCAAGTTTAGGAAGTAAAGGAAGTATTTTTACCTTGGCTATATCTGGATTATTTGGTACTGCTCTTGCACCAATATCTGGTATTTTTGGTCCTGTTGCTGGAATTATAGCTGGTTGGTTACATTTGGCAGTTGTACAAAATGTAGGTTTAGTTCATGGTGGACTTAATTTATATAATAATGGATTTTCAGCTGGAATTGTAGCAGGATTTTTACTTCCTATTTTTAATATGATAACTGATAATAATAATCAAAGAAAAATGAATATTCAAAGAAAACATATGAATTTTTTAAAAACTGTACAAGCAAATATTAAAAAAAGAATATACGAGAAAGAAGATGAGGAGAAAAAATGAAAATATTAGATACACCTAATTTAAAATTTTTAAAAGTTGGAATTGATACTGATCCATTAAATAACCATAACTTAGAGTATTTAGAAAAACAAAATGCCATTGCTGCTTTAATTTTAAATCATTCAGGGGATAAAGTTTTGTTTGTAAATCAATACAGAGCTGGTGTACATAATTACATCTATGAAGTTCCTGCTGGACTTATTGAAAATGGTGAAGAACCTATTGTTGCACTTGAAAGAGAAGTTAGAGAAGAAACAGGATATAAGAGAGAAGATTATGATATATTATATGATAGTAATACAGGATTTTTAGTTTCTCCTGGTTATACAACAGAAAAAATATATATCTATATTATAAAGTTAAAATCAGATGACATTGTTCCTTCGGAATTAGATTTAGATGAAACTGAAAATCTTTATACAAGATGGATAGATATTAAAGATGCTGGAAAATTAACTCTTGATATGAAAACTATATTTTCTTTACATATATATGCAAATTTAATAAAATAAAGCTATTGCCAGCCATTCAAATTAAGTAAAAAGTTCATTACTAGCCAGATTTCCTAACGGATAAAAATTAAGAATTCGCTGCAAATTCGCTATCTGTAAGAAGCTCTAAATGAACAAGCTCATTAATAGCTTCTAAGATCGTTTCACTCAAACACAGCGAGATTTGCTCGGCTCATTCTATTTAATTTTTATCCTAAAATATGGAATGTAACTCACTCATTTTTTATTAATTTTACTTATTATAATCGCTTTATTTATAATCTCTAGTATAACCAAAGGAAAAAAGTATAGCTTCTTCTCTTTCTCTCATAATTTTTTTATCTTCTTCTTCTATATGATCATAGCCTAAAATATGTAAAATTCCATGTGTCAAAACATAATAAAACTCTCTTTCAAATGAATGATTATATTCACTTGCCTGCTCTTCAACTCTTTCTAAGGAAATAATAATATCTCCAAGAGTATCATAAGGTCCAATATTAAAATCTTCTGTTTCGTGATATGCAAAAGAAATAACATCAGTAGGTGCATCTTTATCCCTATATTCACGATTAATAACTTGGATATTTCTATTATCAGTCAATAAAAGTGAAAGATAAAGAGGTCTATTAGATTCAATTTCTTCTAACTCCAAAACTTTTTTTATATAGTTTTCAAGATGATTATTTTCATAAAGTGTATCTATAAACTTATTATATTTTTCATTTGTCAAATCTGAACTAAAATCAACAATTAACTCCATATATTTTCTTCCTTTTTATTTTTGTCCTGGATATTTTATTCTTTCATGGTAAATAGCTCCAAAAGTCTTTAAGAAAGAATTTACTATAATTTCAATTTCTTTAAATGTAATATTTGCATCAGATAATTGATTATCTCTTATTTTTGAATCTACTATTTTTCTAACCATTTGCTCAATCTTCACAGGGTCTTTTACATCAAGTGATCTAACAGCAGCTTCTATTGAATCTGCAAGCAATATAACAGCAGATTCTTTTGTTTGAGGTTTAGGTCCTGAATATCTAAATTCTTCCTCTGGAATATTTGGATCAATTTCTTTTGCTTTATTATAAAAATAAGCAAGTAATGTAGTCCCTTGATGTTCAAACATAATATCTCTAATTTCCTTAGGTATTTTATATTTTTTACCCATTTCAGCTCCTTCTCTTGTGTGAGCTAAAATTATCATTTTACTCATAAAAGGTGATATGTCATTATGCAGATTTTTACCACCTGTTTGATTTTCTACATAATATTGAGGTCTTTTTGTTTTTCCTATATCATGATAATAACAAGCAACTCTTGTAA
This Fusobacterium animalis 7_1 DNA region includes the following protein-coding sequences:
- a CDS encoding DUF1576 domain-containing protein, with amino-acid sequence MDKIKQRMKKIEILSTILFIIILISFSTYVINEHENIFIGMYKIVTSPAILVTDFMYVGGIGAAFLNAVLIFSFNFFLVKLFKVKINGITIAAFFTVFGFSFFGKNILNILPFYLGGILYSIYTSTDFSEHIVPIAFSSALAPFVSSVAFYGEISYETSYINAILIGILIGFIVVPLSKSLYDFHEGYDLYNLGFTAGILGSVIIAVLKLYHFEITPQFLLSTEYDIPLKILCSSAFFSLIIIGFYINDNSLSGYFSLIKDNGYKSDFTQKYGYGLTFINMGVMGFVSIGFVMITGQAFNGPVLAALFTVVGFSANGKTVFNTLPILLGVLLASLGSKGSIFTLAISGLFGTALAPISGIFGPVAGIIAGWLHLAVVQNVGLVHGGLNLYNNGFSAGIVAGFLLPIFNMITDNNNQRKMNIQRKHMNFLKTVQANIKKRIYEKEDEEKK
- a CDS encoding NUDIX hydrolase — encoded protein: MKILDTPNLKFLKVGIDTDPLNNHNLEYLEKQNAIAALILNHSGDKVLFVNQYRAGVHNYIYEVPAGLIENGEEPIVALEREVREETGYKREDYDILYDSNTGFLVSPGYTTEKIYIYIIKLKSDDIVPSELDLDETENLYTRWIDIKDAGKLTLDMKTIFSLHIYANLIK
- the ybeY gene encoding rRNA maturation RNase YbeY, encoding MELIVDFSSDLTNEKYNKFIDTLYENNHLENYIKKVLELEEIESNRPLYLSLLLTDNRNIQVINREYRDKDAPTDVISFAYHETEDFNIGPYDTLGDIIISLERVEEQASEYNHSFEREFYYVLTHGILHILGYDHIEEEDKKIMREREEAILFSFGYTRDYK